One part of the Drosophila teissieri strain GT53w chromosome 3R, Prin_Dtei_1.1, whole genome shotgun sequence genome encodes these proteins:
- the LOC122621647 gene encoding uncharacterized protein LOC122621647 isoform X1, whose product MCVLHTFTKDNLDQLVFYGSHNKHHQQQQHRRRRLQEHSTSSAAHCVLAKRPEKVSKYEPKSGVLGQRDGGGDDGRMPIMCGHKVMKILSDSGNSCTLSAPAFDLISKEQRDRRQLRVEIEDRCPRASQMIQYFVVSMCVQKVRVLVAFD is encoded by the coding sequence cTTGTTTTTTATGGCTCACACAATAAgcatcatcaacaacaacaacatcggcGGCGGCGACTGCAGGAGCACTCGACGTCATCAGCAGCACATTGTGTCCTGGCGAAGCGACCCGAAAAAGTCTCCAAGTACGAACCGAAATCCGGAGTCCTGGGCCAAAGAGACGGAGGCGGAGACGATGGCCGCATGCCGATAATGTGCGGCCATAAGGTAATGAAAATTTTATCTGATTCTGGCAATAGTTGCACCCTTTCTGCTCCGgcctttgatttgatttcgaaGGAGCAAAGGGATAGAAGGCAGCTAAGGGTAGAGATAGAGGATAGATGTCCCCGAGCCTCGCAAATGATACAATACTTTGTGGTCAGCATGTGTGTCCAAAAGGTACGAGTATTGGTCgcatttgattga